In one Methylobacterium sp. SyP6R genomic region, the following are encoded:
- a CDS encoding K(+)-transporting ATPase subunit F has product MTLDYGLGGLMTLGLLAYLAYALVRPERF; this is encoded by the coding sequence ATGACCCTCGATTACGGGCTCGGCGGCCTGATGACCCTCGGGCTGCTCGCCTATCTCGCCTACGCCCTCGTGCGGCCCGAGCGGTTCTGA
- a CDS encoding polyhydroxyalkanoic acid system family protein — MAKPLVVVIPHQIGRTEARRRIDARLGQGRDLVQKAGLTMQDPVWDGDILAFVVGAMGQTVSGTIAVEDEAARVEVRLPLLLGMFAGTVRQVIAEKGGELLAA; from the coding sequence ATGGCGAAGCCCCTGGTCGTCGTGATTCCCCACCAGATCGGCCGGACGGAGGCGCGCCGGCGCATCGACGCCCGCCTCGGACAGGGCCGGGACCTCGTGCAGAAGGCCGGGCTCACGATGCAGGACCCGGTCTGGGACGGCGACATCCTCGCCTTCGTGGTCGGCGCCATGGGCCAGACGGTCAGCGGCACCATCGCGGTCGAGGACGAGGCCGCCCGCGTCGAGGTCCGGCTGCCGCTGCTGCTCGGGATGTTCGCCGGCACGGTGCGGCAGGTCATCGCCGAGAAGGGCGGCGAGCTGCTGGCGGCCTGA
- a CDS encoding ABC transporter ATP-binding protein, whose protein sequence is MTEPAPSRPAPALAPALAVEDLACRFGRVQALAGVSLTVRPGEVMALLGDSGCGKSTLLRVVAGLEVPDSGTVRLDGRLVAGDGARVPPEERGVGLMFQDYALFPHLTVRENIRFGLKGQPPAAREAADELLEQVGLAGHAGSYPQTLSGGEQQRVALVRALAPGPRLLLLDEPFSNLDRRMRDRVREDTVALLRRTGTTALMVTHDPEEALAVATRIALMRRGRIVQVATGEALYRRPESLFAARFLADAAEIPARVEAGRAGTPLGVVPASHLPEGAMVRVCLRPEALRVARPGEGIPAQVVRRTFLGAASVLHLGVPGLPIPLRARLPGPGLYGPGDAVGVMLVPEAILVLPDDEDG, encoded by the coding sequence ATGACCGAACCGGCCCCCTCCCGCCCGGCGCCTGCCTTGGCGCCCGCCCTGGCGGTGGAGGACCTGGCCTGCCGCTTCGGCCGGGTGCAGGCCCTCGCGGGGGTCTCGCTCACCGTGCGACCGGGCGAGGTGATGGCGCTGCTCGGCGATTCGGGCTGCGGCAAGAGCACCCTGCTGCGGGTGGTGGCCGGGCTCGAGGTGCCGGATTCCGGCACGGTGCGGCTCGACGGGCGCCTCGTCGCCGGCGACGGCGCGCGCGTGCCGCCGGAGGAGCGCGGCGTCGGCCTGATGTTCCAGGACTACGCCCTGTTCCCCCATCTGACGGTGCGCGAGAACATCCGCTTCGGCCTGAAGGGCCAGCCCCCCGCCGCCCGCGAGGCCGCCGACGAGCTGCTGGAGCAGGTCGGCCTCGCGGGCCATGCCGGCTCCTATCCCCAGACCCTGTCGGGGGGCGAGCAGCAGCGCGTGGCCCTCGTGCGGGCGCTCGCGCCGGGGCCGCGGCTGCTGCTCCTCGACGAGCCGTTCTCCAACCTCGACCGGCGCATGCGCGACCGGGTGCGGGAGGACACCGTGGCGCTCCTGCGCCGCACCGGCACCACGGCGCTCATGGTCACGCACGACCCCGAGGAGGCGCTCGCGGTGGCGACCCGCATCGCGCTCATGCGCCGCGGCCGCATCGTCCAGGTCGCCACCGGGGAGGCGCTGTATCGCCGCCCCGAGAGCCTGTTCGCCGCCCGCTTCCTCGCCGATGCGGCCGAGATCCCGGCTCGGGTCGAGGCCGGCCGGGCCGGGACACCCTTGGGCGTCGTGCCGGCCTCGCACCTGCCGGAAGGGGCCATGGTCCGGGTCTGCCTGCGGCCCGAGGCCCTGCGGGTCGCGAGGCCCGGCGAAGGCATACCCGCGCAGGTCGTGCGCCGCACCTTCCTGGGGGCGGCGAGCGTGCTGCATCTCGGGGTGCCGGGCCTCCCGATCCCGCTGCGCGCCCGCCTGCCTGGGCCCGGCCTCTACGGACCGGGCGACGCTGTCGGGGTGATGCTGGTGCCGGAGGCAATCCTGGTCCTGCCCGACGACGAGGACGGCTGA
- a CDS encoding O-antigen ligase family protein: MLIAASALLILFAWFAGPRRFVEAVLLTRSALDPVFNLTKVGGLEDMGVGAAVNLAVLVVAAACVATRPRVSPGPTLVLWGPLLLVCLVSSQVAPDPGAAIRLMMLLATHAAFCLLAFHVVRDLTDLRRFLLLIVAGSIVPTLYAGLQLALGWAEFGDDGTRVFSSFPHPNIYAFYLMTILAVVLTLLAGKNFGMGPRLRRVLALYVPVLLALILLTKTRSAWAGAGLILVTHGILFDRRTLLYFLGLPVALLAVPEFAERLADLQQGNTADAYEKLNSYAFRILLWQGAMTWFWERPLFGWGLSSFGHYVAQFFPLPLENDTIDSHSVYVQFLFETGVIGLAAYLWLYARVLVMMGRLIARGQSWAWMIMAMTAGYLSMAYSDNMLYYLVPTWYMWFVLGGACAVLGRHRAVRRHPVALPA, from the coding sequence ATGCTGATCGCCGCGAGCGCCCTGTTGATCCTCTTCGCCTGGTTCGCCGGGCCGCGGCGCTTCGTCGAGGCGGTGCTGCTGACGCGCTCGGCCCTCGATCCGGTGTTCAACCTGACCAAGGTCGGCGGCCTCGAGGATATGGGGGTCGGCGCGGCGGTGAACCTCGCGGTGCTGGTGGTGGCCGCCGCCTGCGTGGCGACCCGGCCGCGGGTGAGCCCGGGCCCGACCCTCGTCCTGTGGGGGCCGCTCCTCCTGGTCTGCCTCGTCTCGTCGCAAGTAGCGCCCGATCCCGGCGCCGCGATCCGGCTCATGATGCTGCTGGCGACCCATGCCGCCTTCTGCCTCCTGGCCTTCCATGTCGTCCGCGACCTCACCGACCTGCGCCGCTTCCTGCTTCTCATCGTCGCCGGCTCGATCGTGCCGACCCTCTATGCGGGCCTGCAACTCGCCCTGGGTTGGGCGGAGTTCGGGGACGACGGCACCCGGGTCTTCAGCAGCTTCCCGCACCCCAATATCTACGCCTTCTACCTGATGACGATCCTGGCGGTCGTCCTGACGCTGCTCGCGGGCAAGAATTTCGGGATGGGCCCGCGGCTGCGCCGGGTGCTGGCTCTCTACGTGCCGGTCCTGCTCGCGCTGATCCTGCTCACCAAGACCCGCAGCGCCTGGGCCGGGGCCGGCCTGATCCTCGTCACCCACGGGATCCTCTTCGACCGGCGCACCCTGCTCTACTTCCTGGGGCTACCGGTGGCGTTGCTGGCCGTGCCGGAATTCGCCGAGCGCCTCGCCGACCTCCAGCAGGGCAACACCGCGGATGCCTACGAGAAGCTGAACTCCTACGCCTTCCGGATCCTGCTGTGGCAGGGTGCCATGACCTGGTTCTGGGAGCGCCCGCTCTTCGGGTGGGGCCTGTCGAGCTTCGGGCACTACGTGGCGCAGTTCTTCCCGCTGCCGCTCGAGAACGACACGATCGATTCGCACAGCGTCTACGTGCAGTTCCTGTTCGAGACCGGCGTGATCGGCCTGGCCGCCTATCTCTGGCTCTACGCGCGGGTCCTCGTCATGATGGGTCGGCTGATCGCCCGCGGCCAAAGCTGGGCCTGGATGATCATGGCGATGACGGCCGGATACCTGTCGATGGCCTATTCCGACAACATGCTCTATTACTTGGTGCCGACCTGGTACATGTGGTTCGTCCTCGGCGGCGCCTGCGCGGTGCTGGGGCGGCATCGGGCGGTCCGGCGGCACCCGGTGGCGTTGCCGGCCTGA
- a CDS encoding DUF2141 domain-containing protein translates to MRRAPLAAALAAAVLAGGLTAAAAGADLSVEVDGVEPGAGRIFVALCTGSLAEESCRIGQSGPAAAQSLRFGFTEVPPGTYAVAAFQDLDGDGRLGRTGLGLPTEPYGFSNGAGRRGRPDFAAAAFRLPEAGTALRVRLTRALPAR, encoded by the coding sequence GTGAGGCGCGCGCCGCTTGCCGCCGCCCTGGCCGCCGCCGTCTTGGCCGGCGGGCTGACCGCCGCGGCCGCCGGGGCCGACCTCTCGGTCGAGGTCGACGGGGTCGAGCCCGGCGCAGGCCGGATCTTCGTCGCGCTCTGCACCGGGTCGCTCGCCGAGGAATCCTGCCGCATCGGCCAGAGCGGGCCGGCCGCGGCCCAAAGCCTGCGCTTCGGCTTCACCGAGGTGCCGCCGGGCACCTACGCGGTGGCGGCGTTCCAGGACCTCGACGGCGACGGGCGCCTCGGCCGCACGGGCTTAGGCCTGCCGACCGAGCCCTACGGCTTCTCGAACGGCGCCGGCCGCCGCGGCCGCCCGGATTTTGCCGCCGCCGCCTTCCGGCTGCCCGAGGCGGGCACCGCCTTGCGGGTGCGGCTCACCCGCGCCCTGCCGGCCCGGTGA
- a CDS encoding glycosyltransferase family 2 protein: MSDREAIRLSVVVPVKNEAGNIAPLVAEIAAACTPLRPFEIIYVDDGSTDATPAALSESQSRHPELRVLRHRESCGQSAAVRTGVLAARGELVATLDGDGQNDPAFIPKLAATLNAAGPRAGLAQGQRVGRKDGRRKMIQSRIANGVRGRILKDATRDTGCGLKVFRRAVYLRLPYFDALHRFMPALVAREGFSVVHGDVVDRPRFTGRSNYGLFDRLWVGILDLAGVWWLIRRRRRVPQVEQGGQVVQGKQVVQGKAE; the protein is encoded by the coding sequence ATGTCCGATCGGGAGGCGATCCGCCTCAGCGTCGTGGTGCCGGTGAAGAACGAGGCCGGCAACATCGCCCCCCTCGTCGCCGAGATCGCGGCGGCCTGCACCCCCTTGCGCCCGTTCGAGATCATCTACGTCGATGACGGCTCGACCGACGCTACCCCGGCGGCGCTGTCGGAATCGCAGTCTCGCCATCCAGAATTGCGGGTGCTGCGCCACCGCGAGAGCTGCGGCCAGAGCGCGGCGGTGCGCACCGGGGTGCTGGCGGCGCGCGGCGAACTGGTGGCGACCCTCGACGGCGACGGCCAGAACGATCCGGCCTTCATCCCGAAGCTGGCGGCGACGCTGAATGCGGCGGGGCCGCGGGCCGGGCTCGCGCAAGGGCAGCGGGTCGGCCGCAAGGACGGGCGGCGGAAGATGATCCAGTCGCGCATCGCCAACGGGGTGCGCGGGCGCATCCTCAAGGACGCGACCCGGGACACCGGCTGCGGCCTCAAGGTCTTCCGCCGGGCGGTCTACCTGCGCCTGCCGTATTTCGACGCGCTGCACCGCTTCATGCCGGCCCTCGTCGCCCGGGAGGGGTTTTCCGTCGTCCATGGCGACGTGGTCGACCGGCCGCGCTTCACCGGGCGCTCGAATTACGGCCTGTTCGACCGGCTCTGGGTCGGCATCCTCGATCTCGCCGGGGTGTGGTGGCTGATCCGCCGCCGGCGCCGGGTGCCGCAGGTCGAGCAGGGCGGGCAAGTCGTGCAGGGCAAGCAAGTCGTGCAGGGCAAGGCGGAGTAG
- a CDS encoding ABC transporter ATP-binding protein gives MPDPAAEIRDLAFSYRNHRVLVSVDLALARGETVALLGPNGAGKTSLMRLLAGRLVPSRGCVRVLGRDPGREAGVRRAIAWVPQEIALYPRLTVRENLEVFSRLMGLPRAARAPAVVRALARTGLEDVAGRLVGVLSGGYQRRANIAAALLAEPALVLLDEPTQGVDQAARAAIHAVLERLPRAGAAVLIATHDFAEAERLADRVLVLQDGALRLDGRLADLLAGMRAGPPEHEVALSEAADPAAAAALRQAGFHPASPLTWRTGSTVAGGRDGAALLAHLRRQGVPVREIRVREPGLDGLYRDVTQASPADPVRAPFGVPA, from the coding sequence ATGCCCGATCCCGCGGCGGAGATCCGCGACCTCGCCTTCTCGTACCGGAACCACCGGGTTCTCGTCTCCGTCGACCTCGCGCTCGCGCGGGGCGAGACCGTGGCTTTGCTCGGCCCCAACGGGGCGGGCAAGACCTCGCTGATGCGGCTGCTCGCCGGGCGCCTCGTCCCGAGCCGCGGCTGCGTGCGGGTCCTGGGGCGCGATCCGGGGCGCGAGGCCGGGGTACGGCGCGCCATCGCCTGGGTGCCGCAGGAGATCGCCCTCTACCCGCGGCTCACCGTGCGGGAGAACCTGGAGGTGTTTTCCCGCCTCATGGGCCTGCCCCGGGCGGCGCGGGCGCCGGCGGTGGTGCGGGCGCTGGCCCGCACGGGGCTCGAGGACGTGGCGGGCCGCCTCGTCGGCGTGCTCTCCGGCGGCTACCAGCGCCGGGCCAACATCGCGGCGGCCTTGCTCGCCGAGCCCGCCCTCGTCCTCCTCGACGAGCCGACGCAAGGCGTCGACCAGGCGGCGCGAGCGGCGATCCACGCGGTGCTCGAGCGCCTGCCCCGGGCCGGGGCGGCGGTGCTGATCGCCACCCACGACTTCGCCGAGGCCGAGCGCCTGGCCGACCGGGTCCTGGTGCTCCAGGACGGTGCTCTTCGCCTCGACGGGCGCCTCGCCGACCTGCTCGCCGGCATGCGGGCCGGTCCCCCTGAGCACGAGGTCGCCCTGTCGGAGGCCGCCGATCCGGCGGCGGCCGCCGCCCTGCGCCAGGCCGGCTTCCACCCGGCCTCGCCGTTGACCTGGCGAACCGGGAGCACCGTCGCGGGCGGGCGCGACGGCGCCGCCCTGCTGGCGCACCTGCGCCGCCAGGGCGTCCCGGTGCGGGAGATCCGGGTGCGCGAGCCGGGCCTCGACGGGCTCTACCGCGACGTGACGCAGGCGTCCCCGGCCGATCCCGTCCGGGCGCCCTTCGGAGTGCCGGCATGA
- a CDS encoding phytoene desaturase family protein: MLQPRDGYRTLSGRRAVVVGAGPGGLAVALMLARDGVQVTVIEKEESVGGRTRTVTAPGGYKFDIGPTFFLYPRILADIFESCGERLEDHLTLERLDPQYHLVFEGGGEIKATPDVERLEAEIARIAPDDAKNVRRFLNDNRRKLAAFIPVLQQACDSIRSFASPAMLAALPLLRPHATVDRDLTRYFKDPRVRLAFSFQTKYLGMSPFRCPSLFTILSFLEYEHGVYHPVGGCGAVSEAMAGLARRLGVEIKLGTSVDRVLFEGKRAVGVEAGGERIAADAVVINGDFAKVVPELVPEVRRPRWRDAKVAKARLSCSTYMLYLGIDGPMPESLGHHTILLSEDYARNIREVSDGVLPMQPSIYVQHAGYTDGGMAPPGQTSLYVLVPVPNLRAGIDWAAVGPSYRALVLKRLEKLGLTDIESRIRYERVVDPTQWRDEFAVHEGATFNLSHDLGQMLYFRPHNRFGPGLYLVGGGTHPGSGLPVIYEGARITARLMAEDLALEPAPARGMPLAAPSLGEAS; encoded by the coding sequence TTGTTGCAGCCGCGGGATGGGTACCGCACCCTGTCGGGGCGGCGGGCGGTGGTGGTCGGGGCGGGGCCGGGGGGCCTCGCGGTGGCGCTGATGCTCGCTCGCGACGGCGTGCAGGTGACGGTGATCGAGAAGGAGGAGAGCGTCGGCGGGCGCACCCGCACGGTCACGGCGCCGGGCGGCTACAAGTTCGACATCGGGCCGACCTTCTTCCTCTATCCCCGCATCCTGGCCGACATCTTCGAATCCTGCGGCGAGCGGCTGGAGGACCACCTCACCCTCGAGCGGCTCGATCCCCAGTACCACCTCGTCTTCGAGGGCGGCGGCGAGATCAAGGCGACGCCGGACGTCGAGCGGCTCGAGGCCGAGATCGCCCGCATCGCGCCCGACGACGCGAAGAACGTGCGCCGCTTCCTGAACGACAACCGCCGCAAGCTCGCGGCCTTCATCCCGGTCCTGCAGCAGGCCTGCGACTCGATCCGCAGCTTCGCCTCGCCGGCGATGCTGGCGGCCCTGCCGCTCCTGCGCCCGCACGCCACCGTCGACCGCGACCTGACGCGCTACTTCAAGGACCCGCGGGTCCGCCTCGCCTTCTCGTTCCAGACCAAATATCTCGGGATGTCGCCGTTCCGGTGCCCGAGCCTGTTCACCATCCTGAGCTTCCTCGAATACGAGCACGGGGTCTATCACCCGGTGGGCGGCTGCGGCGCGGTCTCGGAAGCGATGGCGGGGCTTGCCCGCCGCCTCGGCGTCGAGATCAAGCTCGGCACCTCCGTCGACCGGGTGCTGTTCGAGGGCAAGCGCGCCGTTGGCGTCGAGGCCGGGGGGGAGCGCATCGCTGCCGATGCGGTCGTCATCAACGGCGACTTCGCCAAGGTCGTGCCCGAACTGGTGCCGGAAGTTCGCCGGCCGCGCTGGCGCGACGCCAAGGTGGCGAAGGCCCGCCTCTCCTGCTCGACCTACATGCTCTATCTCGGCATCGACGGCCCGATGCCGGAGAGCCTCGGCCACCACACCATCCTGCTGTCCGAGGATTACGCCCGCAACATCCGCGAGGTCTCCGACGGGGTGCTGCCGATGCAGCCCTCGATCTACGTCCAGCATGCCGGCTACACCGACGGCGGCATGGCCCCTCCCGGCCAGACCAGCCTCTACGTGCTGGTGCCGGTGCCGAACCTGCGCGCCGGGATCGACTGGGCGGCGGTCGGCCCGTCCTACCGGGCGCTGGTGCTCAAGCGGCTGGAGAAGCTCGGGCTCACCGACATCGAATCGCGCATCCGCTACGAGCGCGTCGTCGACCCGACCCAGTGGCGCGACGAGTTCGCGGTGCACGAGGGCGCGACCTTCAACCTGTCGCACGATCTCGGGCAGATGCTGTATTTCCGGCCCCACAACCGCTTCGGGCCCGGGCTCTACCTCGTCGGCGGCGGCACCCATCCGGGCTCCGGCCTGCCGGTGATCTACGAGGGCGCGCGCATCACCGCGCGGCTGATGGCCGAGGATCTGGCCCTGGAGCCGGCCCCCGCCCGCGGGATGCCGCTCGCCGCCCCGAGCCTCGGGGAGGCCTCGTGA
- a CDS encoding ArnT family glycosyltransferase, translating to MTSLAAGRRPGRAASVGRLAERLLDLGALSHGRACALLVVLSLVCFLPGFASLQPMDRDEPRFAQASKQMLESGEFVDIRFQGEARHKKPVGIYWAQSAVVAAGEALGVPGARTAIWLYRIPSLIGALATVLLSYWAALAFLPRRQAVLAAALVGASVMLSAEARLAKTDALLTACAVAAMGALARAWLTRGAAHIRPPQAPLPMPTVLTFWFAVALGILVKGPMVPMFAGLAALCLSVSVRSGAWLKRLRPGLGLILVLVLVAPWFVAITLKSGTAFYGEAVGHDMLGKVGTAQTQHWAPPGTYLLVIFATFWPAAAFAAMALPFAWTNRREDGVAFLIAWVLPSWLVFEAVPTKLPHYVLPLCSALAILAVTAVARGAVHRDRPGAHWVALLVPFIPAGLTVGLCLAAWRLDGVIPWAGLPLLLAASAVAFLAWRAFVDGFPERALAIAVLAGALLGPAVFGLTQPALAALKVSPRLAAIRDALPCPTRKVATLGYREPSLVFLIGTDLAMLDSGEEAAAFLKGGGCRLVYVEDRFANAFADAEGATPPRPVGRVTGFNINGGKPVGLSAYAVTP from the coding sequence TTGACGAGCCTTGCCGCCGGGCGCCGCCCCGGCCGCGCCGCCTCCGTGGGTCGTCTCGCGGAGCGCCTCCTCGATCTCGGGGCGCTCAGCCACGGGCGGGCTTGCGCGCTGCTCGTCGTCCTGTCGCTGGTCTGCTTCCTGCCGGGATTCGCCTCGCTCCAGCCGATGGACCGGGACGAGCCGCGCTTCGCCCAGGCCTCGAAGCAGATGCTCGAATCGGGCGAGTTCGTCGATATCCGCTTCCAGGGCGAGGCCCGGCACAAGAAGCCGGTCGGCATCTACTGGGCCCAGAGCGCGGTCGTCGCCGCCGGCGAGGCGCTCGGCGTGCCGGGCGCCCGCACGGCGATCTGGCTCTACCGCATCCCCTCGCTGATCGGTGCGCTCGCCACGGTGCTGCTCAGCTACTGGGCCGCGCTCGCCTTCCTGCCGCGGCGCCAGGCCGTCCTCGCCGCCGCCCTGGTGGGCGCCAGCGTGATGCTGTCGGCCGAGGCCCGGCTCGCCAAGACCGATGCGCTGCTCACCGCCTGCGCGGTCGCCGCCATGGGGGCGCTTGCCCGGGCCTGGCTGACCCGCGGCGCCGCGCATATCCGGCCGCCGCAAGCCCCGCTCCCCATGCCGACGGTGCTGACCTTCTGGTTCGCGGTGGCGCTCGGCATCCTCGTCAAGGGACCGATGGTGCCGATGTTCGCCGGCCTCGCGGCGCTCTGCCTCTCGGTCTCCGTGCGCTCCGGCGCCTGGCTCAAGCGGCTGCGGCCGGGCCTCGGCCTGATCCTCGTGCTGGTCCTGGTGGCGCCGTGGTTCGTCGCCATCACGCTGAAGAGCGGCACCGCCTTCTACGGCGAGGCGGTCGGGCACGACATGCTGGGCAAGGTCGGCACCGCCCAGACCCAGCACTGGGCGCCGCCCGGCACCTACCTGCTGGTCATCTTCGCCACCTTCTGGCCCGCCGCCGCCTTCGCGGCGATGGCGCTGCCCTTCGCCTGGACCAACCGTCGGGAGGATGGGGTCGCCTTCCTGATCGCCTGGGTGCTGCCGTCCTGGCTGGTCTTCGAGGCGGTGCCGACCAAGCTGCCGCATTACGTGCTGCCGCTCTGCTCGGCGCTGGCGATCCTCGCCGTCACGGCGGTCGCCCGGGGCGCGGTCCACCGCGACCGGCCGGGGGCGCACTGGGTGGCGCTCCTGGTGCCGTTCATCCCGGCCGGCCTCACGGTGGGCCTGTGCCTCGCCGCCTGGCGCCTCGACGGGGTGATCCCGTGGGCGGGGCTGCCGCTGCTCCTCGCCGCGAGCGCGGTGGCGTTCCTGGCCTGGCGCGCCTTCGTCGACGGGTTCCCGGAGCGTGCGCTGGCGATCGCGGTGCTGGCCGGCGCGCTGCTGGGGCCCGCGGTGTTCGGGCTCACCCAGCCGGCGCTCGCCGCCCTCAAGGTCTCGCCGCGGCTCGCCGCGATCCGCGACGCGCTGCCTTGCCCGACCCGTAAGGTCGCGACCCTCGGCTACCGCGAGCCGAGCCTGGTCTTCCTCATCGGCACCGACCTCGCGATGCTCGATTCCGGCGAGGAGGCCGCCGCCTTCCTCAAGGGTGGCGGCTGCCGCCTCGTCTATGTCGAGGACCGCTTCGCCAACGCCTTCGCGGACGCGGAAGGCGCGACCCCGCCCCGGCCGGTCGGCCGCGTGACGGGCTTCAACATCAATGGCGGCAAGCCGGTCGGCCTGTCGGCCTATGCGGTGACGCCGTGA
- a CDS encoding ABC transporter permease — translation MIVAAFRVMLLTLWRDRAALVMAFVLPTVIFCVFAAIFSGAVGERIRIQVGLLDQARTATTARLVTALQADPALRTTLLDGDPVAAVRRGEVDVALVLRGDLAAGSSVTDAPILVVESPARALATPIALGQVQRVLNEALPDVVLSRVVADVERTGKIGPDERAFLDRAFAESREKREAFSFAALIARTSTAEGGDGQAGGNARVAYYAGAIAAVFLLFAAMQGALSLVEERQSGIADRLAAAPGGLPVVVLGKFLFLVLQGTAQGALIFGAAALFYGVSVGPHAVPWLVTGVLVAAMAAGLGLAACAAARTRQQAHLVSTFGVLLLSAVGGSMVPRFLMPPWLQSLGWLTPNAWAIEAYQAALSEGAGAAWPAWGVLAGLAVAGLGVALALTVRPSPGPARA, via the coding sequence ATGATCGTCGCCGCGTTCCGGGTGATGCTGCTCACCCTGTGGCGCGACCGCGCCGCCCTGGTGATGGCCTTCGTGCTGCCCACCGTGATCTTCTGCGTCTTCGCGGCGATCTTTTCCGGCGCCGTCGGCGAGCGGATCCGCATCCAGGTCGGGCTCCTCGACCAGGCCCGCACCGCCACCACGGCGCGCCTCGTGACCGCGCTCCAGGCCGATCCGGCCCTGCGCACCACGCTCCTCGACGGCGATCCGGTGGCGGCGGTGCGCCGGGGCGAGGTCGACGTGGCGCTCGTGCTGCGCGGCGACCTTGCCGCCGGCAGCAGCGTGACGGACGCGCCGATCCTCGTCGTCGAGAGCCCGGCTCGCGCCTTGGCCACCCCGATCGCCCTCGGACAGGTGCAGCGGGTGCTCAACGAGGCCCTGCCCGACGTGGTGCTGTCGCGGGTCGTCGCCGATGTCGAGCGCACCGGCAAGATCGGGCCGGACGAGCGCGCCTTCCTCGATCGTGCCTTCGCGGAGAGCCGCGAGAAGCGCGAGGCCTTCTCCTTCGCCGCCCTGATCGCCCGGACCTCGACGGCGGAGGGCGGAGACGGCCAGGCCGGGGGCAATGCCCGCGTCGCCTATTATGCCGGCGCCATCGCCGCGGTGTTCCTGCTGTTCGCCGCCATGCAGGGCGCCCTCTCCCTCGTCGAGGAGCGCCAGTCCGGCATCGCCGACCGCCTCGCCGCCGCACCCGGCGGCCTGCCGGTGGTGGTGCTCGGAAAATTCCTGTTCCTGGTACTCCAGGGCACCGCGCAAGGCGCGCTGATCTTCGGCGCCGCCGCCCTGTTCTACGGCGTCTCGGTCGGGCCGCACGCCGTGCCCTGGCTCGTCACCGGGGTTCTGGTCGCCGCCATGGCGGCGGGCCTGGGCCTGGCCGCCTGCGCGGCGGCGCGCACCCGCCAGCAGGCCCATCTCGTCTCGACCTTCGGGGTGCTGCTGCTCTCGGCGGTCGGCGGCAGCATGGTGCCGCGCTTCCTGATGCCGCCCTGGCTCCAGAGCCTCGGCTGGCTCACCCCCAATGCCTGGGCGATCGAGGCCTACCAGGCGGCCCTGTCCGAGGGTGCGGGCGCGGCGTGGCCGGCTTGGGGCGTGCTGGCGGGGCTGGCCGTGGCGGGTTTGGGCGTGGCCTTGGCCCTCACGGTGCGGCCGTCGCCCGGGCCGGCGCGGGCGTGA